DNA sequence from the Armigeres subalbatus isolate Guangzhou_Male chromosome 1, GZ_Asu_2, whole genome shotgun sequence genome:
GTTCACCGTCCGAATCTCCCTGTTCAGCAAGCGGTACCAGTGCTTCCAGCTAACGAAGCATGACGCGGACGACTTTCTAACGTACGCTGGGACGGTCAACCGATGCTGTGAAGACTCCGAGCTCAGCAAGATCACGGCGGACCAATTCAAGATCCTGATTTTCACCTGTGGGCTCCAACATCCGAACGAGACTCCTACCCAAGCTTGAGGCTAACGCGGCGGATGAATGCACTCTGGAATCACTCATCACGGAGTGCCAACGTCTGCAAAACCTCAAGCACGACACGGCCATGGTGGAACACAAGAAATCGGTGAGTACAATCAGCGCAGTCAAGCAGAACAAGCCTCCACCGATGACACCGAGTTCCAAagtgaagaagaagacgaagtcCGAAGGTCCAAAAACACCCTGCTGGCAGTGTGGCGGAATGCACTACGTCCGGGACTGCACCTACACGAAGCACGTTTGTCGGGACTGCAAGCAAACCGGCCACAAAGAAGGGTATTGTGGCAGCTACACATCGAAGGCGGCActcaagaagaagaagcacgTGAACGGAATTTTCTCCATCAACCAGGTCAGCTGCACTTCTAGACGGAAGTTCCTAACGGTGGATATCAACGGGTCTCAAGTCACTCTGCAGTTGGACACCGCGTCCGACATCACCATCGTTTCGAAGAAGCAGTGGAAGAAGAACCTGGGCTCGCCAACGCTGACTCCCACAACACGGACTGCCCGGACTGCGTCGGGTGACGCTTTTCATCTACTTGGTGAACTCCGATACCCAATCAAACTCGGAGGTGTCACCAAAACCGCAACTTTCTACGTGACCAACAACAGCATCAACCTGATCGGTCTGGACTGGATCGAGCTGTTCAAGCTGTGGAACACCCCGCTATCTGCAATCTGCAACCATGCCGATGGTCAAGTCAATCAAATCCAAGTGTACAAAGCTGCGTATCCCGAAGTGTTCAAGAACGGCCTCGGACACTGCAAGAAGATGAAGGTCCGACTCTATCTCAAGCCCGATGTCAAACCCGTTTTCAAGCCGAAGCGCCCAGTTCCTTCCACGTCCatggagaagatcgatgcggaGCTGGACCGACTTCAATCGCTAGGCATCATCACGCTTGTCGATTTCTCGCAGTGGGCGGCTCCGATCGTCGTAGTGAAGAAGCCCGGAGGAAAAGTACGAATCCGTGCCGATTACTCAACTGGACTGAACGCTGTTCTGGAGCCCAACCATTACCCGCTACCGGTCTTTGATGGCATCTTTACCAAGCTCAACGGGTGCCGATATTTCCGCGTCATCGACCTGAGTGACGCCTATCTTCAAGTGGAAGTTGACGACGACTCGAAGCAGCTGCTCACAATCAACACGCATCGAGGTCTCTTCCGCTTCAACCGGCTCGCACCAGGAGTAAAATACGCTCCCGGGGCCTTCCAGCAGTTGATGAACAGCATGGTTGCTGATCTCGAAGGAGTGGACACGTTTCTGGACGACATCTTCGTGGCCAGCAAAACCGAAGAGCAGCACCACAAGATGCTCAACGCACTGTTTCAACGCCTTCAAGCCTACGGTTTCGTTCTGAGGGAAGAAAAGTGCAACATTCTGCAGCCGGAGGTAAAGTATTTGGCGCACATCGTAGACGAAAACGGTCTCCGTCCAGACCCATCCAAGGTGGAAGCCATTGTCAAGATGCCACCGCCCAAAGGCACTGGCACAGCGAGTACCAGAAATCGTTCAGGCGCTTCAAGGAAGTACTCCAGTCGGATTTGCTTCTGACACACTACGATCCATCACTAGACATCATAGTTGCTGCCGACGCCTCGCAGTCCGGAATCGGTGCCTGCCTTCTACACAGGTTCCCCGATGGCTCACTCAAAGCTGTTGCACACGCTTCCCGCTCACTTACCCAGATCGAGAAGGAAGGTCTTGCACTGGTGTTTGCCGTAACGAAATTCCATCGGATGCTGCTCGGACGCAAGTTCACCCTCCAGACGGATCATCAGCCACTCCTGCGGATATTCGGACAGAAGAAGGGTACTCCGGTTCACACGGCCGACCGCCTTCAACATTGGGCCCTGGCGCTTCTGTGCTACAACTTCGACATCGAGTACGTGTCCACCATGCAGTTTGGATATGCCGACGTACTGTCCCGCCTCATCAACGGTTACGTCAAACCAGAGGAGGACTTCATCATCGCATCGATTCAACTGGAAGACTACATCGAGATTCCACTCCATGAAGCCATCAGTTCGCTGCCAGTTACGTTCAAATCGGTGCGCGGCGCTACTCTCCAGTGCCCGGTTCTCCAACAAGTGATCCAGTACAACCAGCGTGGATGGCCCTCCAAAATCGATGACATCGCTAACCCTGAAGTTCACCCTTTCTTCGCTCATCGAGACGCTCTATCGGTAGTGAAGGGGTGCGTCATGATGTCCAACCGTTTGGTGATTCCGGACAGTTTTCGGCAGCGTATTCTCAAGCAACTCCGCCGAGGACATCCGGGAATGGAGCGGATGAAAGCTATCGCACGTAGTCACGTGTACTGGCCGAGGATCGATGACCACATTGCTGATTTTGTGAAGAGATGTGAAAGCTGTGTCACACATTCGAAGACACCGTCTAAGGTTTTGCTACATTCGTGGCCACTCGCTCAATCTCCCTGGGAGCGTATCCACATCGACTTCGCCGGCCCAATCAACGGTCTGCACTTCCTCATAGTGGTGGACGCCTTCACCAAGTGGCCGGAAATTCGCATCGTTCGATCCCCGACACATCAGCAGTGACCAAGTTCCTCATCGAGCTGTTTGCCCGTTTTGGCGTTCCCAACGTCATAGTCTCCGACAATGGAACGCAGTTCACGTCGGAGCAGTTCGCGGTGTTGTGCAGGAAGAACGGCATTCAACATTTCCGGACATCGCCGTATCACCCACAGTCCAATGGCCAGGCGGAGAGATTTGTGGACACCTTCAAGAGGTCG
Encoded proteins:
- the LOC134218424 gene encoding LOW QUALITY PROTEIN: uncharacterized protein K02A2.6-like (The sequence of the model RefSeq protein was modified relative to this genomic sequence to represent the inferred CDS: inserted 2 bases in 2 codons); protein product: MTPSSKVKKKTKSEGPKTPCWQCGGMHYVRDCTYTKHVCRDCKQTGHKEGYCGSYTSKAALKKKKHVNGIFSINQVSCTSRRKFLTVDINGSQVTLQLDTASDITIVSKKQWKKNLGSPTLTPTTRTARTASGDAFHLLGELRYPIKLGGVTKTATFYVTNNSINLIGLDWIELFKLWNTPLSAICNHADGQVNQIQVYKAAYPEVFKNGLGHCKKMKVRLYLKPDVKPVFKPKRPVPSTSMEKIDAELDRLQSLGIITLVDFSQWAAPIVVVKKPGGKVRIRADYSTGLNAVLEPNHYPLPVFDGIFTKLNGCRYFRVIDLSDAYLQVEVDDDSKQLLTINTHRGLFRFNRLAPGVKYAPGAFQQLMNSMVADLEGVDTFLDDIFVASKTEEQHHKMLNALFQRLQAYGFVLREEKCNILQPEVKYLAHIVDENGLRPDPSKVEAIVKMPPPKGXWHSEYQKSFRRFKEVLQSDLLLTHYDPSLDIIVAADASQSGIGACLLHRFPDGSLKAVAHASRSLTQIEKEGLALVFAVTKFHRMLLGRKFTLQTDHQPLLRIFGQKKGTPVHTADRLQHWALALLCYNFDIEYVSTMQFGYADVLSRLINGYVKPEEDFIIASIQLEDYIEIPLHEAISSLPVTFKSVRGATLQCPVLQQVIQYNQRGWPSKIDDIANPEVHPFFAHRDALSVVKGCVMMSNRLVIPDSFRQRILKQLRRGHPGMERMKAIARSHVYWPRIDDHIADFVKRCESCVTHSKTPSKVLLHSWPLAQSPWERIHIDFAGPINGLHFLIVVDAFTKWPEIXHRSIPDTSAVTKFLIELFARFGVPNVIVSDNGTQFTSEQFAVLCRKNGIQHFRTSPYHPQSNGQAERFVDTFKRSLRKINEGESISESLQTFIQVYRTTPSRVLNGRTPLQLMLGRNIKTVLDLLHHQQPKPVVFNQRQDEQFNRKHGATPRGFRKGDMVYAKVYRSNTKWQWASGVIIEVIGRVNHNVLLDDWHGRKKLIRSHSNQLKHRSSEATSGAAVSTPRGILVDMFGIQSPGPAVQPAQQGQAEQEPLPVPSTSNVRSQVQPRTEVQVVPAVSNQEVETGSSQLDDVPDRGRIQTDQPEPEHEEDNVHFRAVPVLEIRREEC